In the genome of Maribacter forsetii DSM 18668, the window TCCAGATGAAAAGCTATACATTGATATAATTAGTGGCTCTGTGCCCTTTAAAGAACGTCCAGAAGGTATTAATTTACTTAATGATAAAGAGGTAAAATACATTACCGTACATGCTATAGATCGCTTGGGTAGAAACTTAATAGATATCCTGACGACATTGCAGCACTTCGATGATAACTACATAAAGCTTAAGGTAGAAAACCTTGGGATAGAATCTCTTGTTGATGGCAAACCGAACCCAGCATTTAAGCTCATCATTTCGGTCCTGGCAAACATAGCGGAGATGGAACGTAATACTATGCTTGAGCGGCAACGGGAAGGAATCGAGATAGCTAAAGCAAAAGGGCTTTACAAGGGGCGTATAAGAGGTTCCAGCGAGTCTGTTGATCAAGTGCTGGCAAAGTATCCCAATGTTATTAGACGTCTCAAGGAGGGGCAGAGCTTAAGAAATACAGCTAAGCTTTGCGACGTCTCTCTGGGAACGGTACAGAAAGTAAAAGACTGCCTTCAAAAGGTTTCTATATAAACTTCTTGTTTTGATATTTTTTAGTCCATTCCGTTCTTGATGT includes:
- a CDS encoding recombinase family protein, whose protein sequence is MKARYIRISTPDQKLERQLIKQHPDEKLYIDIISGSVPFKERPEGINLLNDKEVKYITVHAIDRLGRNLIDILTTLQHFDDNYIKLKVENLGIESLVDGKPNPAFKLIISVLANIAEMERNTMLERQREGIEIAKAKGLYKGRIRGSSESVDQVLAKYPNVIRRLKEGQSLRNTAKLCDVSLGTVQKVKDCLQKVSI